Proteins encoded by one window of Halomonas chromatireducens:
- a CDS encoding L,D-transpeptidase family protein has product MASGGQVEAPTNAREGAGDVAQAITRLVDGEEDALQAFYDARGHRPAWQDGETVAAFAAALHTLDSDGLTPQDYQADNLVAAHRQAYAEGDSDGGNDAGNDGGIERQARFDLHASQMLLTALTHLQRGKVDPRSIDPDWEIPIVDAELDPAAISRAVDAQRFEQAFSEARPAYAPYERLRAGLARYRTLERLGGWESLPARERALRPGDIDDDVVLLRERLAIMGEVELMAAAIEAFPGAVLDGTDPRRYDAKLEAAVRRFQRRHLLEVDGIVGAQTLAALNVPVEDRIDQIRLNMERARWLLHGLPESFVLVDIAGYRLSYIRPNGEIWRSRIVVGRPYRRTPSLRSEITHMTVNPTWTIPPTILREDVLPAVRQDLGYLWRERIQVLSPSGEPLDPWEIDWSRPGNVVLRQAPGPHNALGQVVIRFPNDHMVYLHDTPSQGLFSREQRAASSGCIRVENIGEFAQLLFDDTDSGHDVRAQIDRGETRNVRLAKRMPVILHYWTVHPSEDGQLAFRPDIYERDAALLQALDRPLS; this is encoded by the coding sequence GATGGCGAGACGGTGGCGGCCTTTGCCGCGGCGCTGCATACGCTGGATAGCGATGGCCTCACGCCCCAGGACTATCAGGCTGATAACCTGGTGGCTGCCCATCGCCAGGCCTATGCCGAAGGGGATAGCGATGGGGGGAACGATGCGGGCAACGATGGGGGCATCGAGAGACAGGCGCGATTCGACCTGCATGCCAGCCAGATGCTGCTGACGGCACTCACGCATCTGCAGCGGGGCAAGGTGGATCCACGCAGTATTGATCCCGATTGGGAGATTCCCATCGTGGATGCCGAGCTGGACCCTGCGGCCATCTCCCGTGCGGTGGATGCCCAGCGCTTCGAGCAGGCCTTTTCCGAGGCGCGTCCCGCCTACGCGCCCTATGAGCGCCTTCGCGCTGGCCTGGCCCGGTATCGAACGCTGGAGCGACTGGGCGGATGGGAAAGCCTGCCTGCACGCGAGCGGGCTCTGCGCCCGGGCGATATCGACGACGATGTCGTACTGCTGCGGGAGCGCCTGGCCATCATGGGCGAGGTCGAGCTCATGGCTGCTGCCATCGAGGCCTTCCCGGGGGCCGTGCTGGATGGGACCGACCCGCGGCGCTATGACGCCAAGCTCGAGGCGGCCGTGCGTCGCTTCCAGCGGCGCCATCTGCTGGAGGTGGATGGCATCGTCGGTGCCCAGACTCTGGCCGCTCTGAACGTGCCGGTGGAGGACCGCATCGATCAGATTCGCCTGAACATGGAGCGCGCCCGCTGGCTGTTGCATGGCCTGCCGGAATCCTTCGTGCTGGTGGATATCGCCGGCTATCGGCTCAGCTACATCCGCCCCAATGGTGAAATCTGGCGTTCGCGCATCGTGGTGGGGCGACCCTATCGACGCACACCGTCGCTGCGTTCCGAAATCACCCACATGACGGTCAACCCGACCTGGACGATTCCCCCGACGATCCTGCGTGAAGACGTGCTGCCCGCCGTTCGCCAAGACCTGGGCTACCTGTGGCGTGAGCGAATCCAGGTACTGAGCCCGTCCGGTGAACCGCTGGATCCCTGGGAGATCGACTGGTCGCGTCCGGGTAATGTGGTGCTACGCCAGGCTCCCGGGCCGCATAATGCGTTGGGCCAGGTGGTGATCCGTTTTCCCAATGACCATATGGTCTATCTGCACGATACGCCATCCCAAGGCCTCTTTTCGCGGGAGCAGCGCGCCGCCAGTTCCGGCTGCATTCGGGTGGAGAATATCGGCGAGTTCGCTCAGCTGCTGTTCGACGACACCGACAGCGGTCACGATGTGCGGGCGCAGATCGACCGCGGGGAGACCCGCAACGTGCGGCTTGCGAAGCGCATGCCGGTGATCCTGCACTACTGGACCGTGCATCCGTCCGAGGATGGCCAACTGGCCTTTCGACCCGATATCTACGAGCGCGACGCTGCGCTGCTGCAGGCGCTGGATCGGCCGTTATCGTAA